From the Montipora capricornis isolate CH-2021 chromosome 2, ASM3666992v2, whole genome shotgun sequence genome, one window contains:
- the LOC138029298 gene encoding uncharacterized protein: protein MSIFEAERLLRSYRQQNDCNVNEQVKPGTEKSSSSEPQIRRDKALGWIPNPRTPMNHFYNRVYESFFFENVTFLAMSRKKFSEEVHKEARRQYTVHQEAERLKAKNQQLDNAKNPSTAGYLLRKNHTLKPHDNTVIKMNLNRIEEAEKSLQQIEEKVKIDLESAVLSNGKIKTGRRTSHRFNKDVISVLIELKTKLATTKSKLTELGAKASNIFQVDYAPLKRKSRSKKQNKHRAAKRKAVRTSQRTSAVLQKIAPGLDKDSLCEKGDIQKEIVLNLKQREKKWAELLVSQNVTSQLSSDAKDYLAGLLGKERGEATNSSHVDDKNKDDEDDDDVAWSEEQDESDDDVCSVSVLHKPGEASSSDIEDYGPYWNNSSESMPYLDHLSD, encoded by the coding sequence ATGAGCATCTTTGAGGCAGAAAGGCTCCTTAGATCCTACCGACAACAAAATGATTGCAATGTCAATGAGCAAGTCAAGCCTGGTACAGAAAAAAGCTCTTCATCTGAACCGCAGATACGGCGTGACAAGGCACTTGGATGGATTCCAAATCCAAGAACACCAATGAATCACTTTTACAACCGAGTAtatgaatcttttttttttgaaaatgtcacTTTCTTAGCTATGTCAAGAAAAAAGTTTTCTGAAGAAGTCCACAAGGAAGCAAGGCGCCAGTACACGGTCCACCAAGAAGCTGAGAGGCTGAAGGCCAAAAATCAACAACTGGATAATGCAAAGAACCCATCCACTGCCGGTTACTTACTGAGGAAGAACCACACATTAAAACCTCACGATAACACCGTTATAAAAATGAACTTAAATCGAATCGAAGAGGCGGAAAAATCTTTGCAACAAATTGAGGAAAAAGTTAAGATAGATCTAGAATCAGCAGTTCTCTCCaatggaaaaattaaaactggccGAAGAACGTCCCACAGGTTCAACAAGGATGTCATTTCTGTGCTGATCGAGCTCAAGACCAAGCTAGCTACGACTAAATCCAAGCTCACTGAGCTCGGAGCAAAGGCCTCAAATATCTTTCAGGTTGATTATGCACCCTTAAAGAGGAAATCTCGTTCGAAAAAACAGAATAAACACCGCGCTGCAAAACGTAAGGCTGTTCGTACCTCTCAGAGGACGTCAGCGGTTTTGCAAAAGATCGCCCCTGGCTTAGATAAGGACTCTCTTTGCGAAAAGGGTGACATACAAAAAGAGATCgtcttaaatttaaaacaaagagaaaagaaatggGCCGAATTATTGGTATCCCAAAATGTCACATCTCAGCTAAGCAGTGACGCGAAGGACTACCTCGCAGGCTTACTAGGCAAGGAAAGAGGTGAAGCAACTAATTCCTCCCACGTCGACGATAAGAACaaggatgatgaagatgatgatgatgttgccTGGAGTGAGGAACAAGACgaaagtgatgatgatgtcTGCAGCGTTTCTGTACTGCACAAACCAGGAGAGGCATCTTCGTCAGATATTGAAGATTATGGTCCATATTGGAATAATTCCTCAGAGTCCATGCCATACCTCGATCATCTTTCAGACTAA